The nucleotide sequence acggttactccgggatttcccaaatggacaaacactagattctccaggtgccccaaccaatccacccagatgtgtattaaagttgccaccttaatgttatccaggattaataactctcataacttccatgtgtatcatgatccaatccccgtctgcgagcatggctaagcaataatagaacataacgtatattctcggggtgatcaaaaggtattaggttcctacctcattatactacaaccaaaccacatgttcccaatactactcatgcaaatatttgaggggcaaaactaatgcatagtaaaaactgggtatagaagagtatgatcaaagtgtaacttgccttgttgacgatctaCAAACTCTGGAGATTTGTattaacaagcttcgcactccgggtaatttagcgtagacaaacagtagcatacataagcaatcactcaaacgaaacaaagagaaaaacaagaaaaagatccaaatcaaactcaaaacaagcaaatgactaaactaaacagaaaacaaaacctaacagcaatattttcatgtggattagatcttaacaataGGTACAtatgattagctacgatttgcaaaaagaaacaacttaaacggagttacgaaactcaagatacgaacgaaacaagaacacatactaatctgaactaaactcaaattttaaattgtcaaaatcatgttcaagttggtctATTGGAAAGAAGAGATTGTTACgtagatttaggcgttggtttcatctaatttagaTAAACGGgcaaaaagttatgctagttttaagatcagTGGCTAAATCATgagaaaactattcgcggataggtccctggccaaaaataaaagtaaaaggaaaaatctatcggacgaacgtccgctaacagatcgtaatgaacgaattcgttcgttaaaataAACTAACGAGTGAACATTCACTaacttaaaataaaaatgaaaaaccgATCTAACCTAACTAACCGAAAGAACCGGAGAAAAACCGAACGGTTATACCGGTCCGACGGCGGCGAGGTCAACGACGAGGTTCGGCGAAGCGGCGGCGAAATCGgcagggcagggcggcggctccggtgcgAGGCGacagcgcgaggcggcggcggcgcggcgatggcTGCGGAGGCGGTGGTGGCTGACGAGGTGGAGGGGGCCGGGGTGGGGCTCCTTATGAAGGGGGCCGGGGGGCTTTCTTGGGGAGGGGGCGGCGTCGGTGATGTGGAGTCCAAGATGGACTCCATGGCGGCGGCGGACAAGACTCCCCGaggggaggaaggcggcggcgcggcgatggGCCGTGGCCCGGCTCGGCTCGCCCGGCCCAGGAAGATTTTTTTTAACGATTTCGTGAGAAAattctaaataaataaaaataaaaatctaaaaattccagaaacaattttcaccgtccctacctaatatttgggacaatATAAGCATTTTTCTAgactaaatgcaatttttttaaatgcatgtttttctctaattcaaataaaatacaaataaaataataatttgatttcaaaatttgttctccaaTATTCCTCCTTTGTTTTGAGTCATTTTATCTTCACTCATTTATTTATTGTTGGAAATAATTGAAGAGAAAATTATTGAAAAACataattgatcctcttttcaaatttgaaataaattcaaatatgaaaattttgtgaaacctccgactctctccttgggtccttgagatGCTTAAGATTTCACGGATCTCAacgcaataaaaatatgatatgcatatgatgatctatgtagaacatccaaattgaaaatttggatgttaCAGAATCCTTTTGGTttttggcttaaaaatgttttatcaaTCGTAACTAAAAAATCAAATTAAAAATcggttttcatcattaaatccgtttcgatgagatcttcaaaactagaccccatattGATATGTCTCGACGAAATTATTTTTtacccaaaagttgccatgatgtttacactgtagctgtcatagtgcttaaactaaagttgacatgtggcaattttagtttgtagagcatggcaattttagttttttaaTGATGGCAATTTCAGTaatttgaccatgaaaattattttttgtatgaaccatggcaattttaagtgtaTATATCATAACAATTTTAATTTATGGTTCATGgtaagtctagtttcttaattccccgttttataatatgtcaaaaattacttttaaatgtagaagaaaatagccgAAACATGTCATGgtaacttcagtgtaaacatcatggcaattcatgtgcaatacaCATGGCAATTTTTAACCAAAAAAGATTTCGTCAAAATATATTGATATCATAtcagtttcgaagatctcgtcgtgagggatttaatgatgaaaacggatcttcaattgaatttttcatttaagagataaaacattttaaaaactgaaaattcaaaaaaaaaatccacaTGCATGCATACGGTGACGTGGCGCAATCTATGTGTTATAGGACGTGTGGGCGGGTTTAACTTCCACCATATGTGTGGGTGTTAACGTTGTCCGTTTTCTATTGGATGAATTAGAAGAGAGGGGCCCGCCCACTTGAAATCAGGGGATGAAGTGGTTTATTAAGAAGGTTACATAAGAGGAGAACGTAACTTACCTCAGTGTAGCATTTTTGTTAAATTGGAGTGCAAAAAACCCTATAAATCTATGATCATAAACAAGCATGCATGCAAAGAAATTATAATTAAAGACTTTTGTGGTATATTAATTTTCTGGAATTAGCATCTGTGGCCTGAGTAAGCCGTATCGGTTCCATCCTAGCTAGGGGCACCGGACGTTCCTGCCTGGCCCGCCGTAGTAGAAGTAGCTGCCCCACGCGCCGCCCTGGCCGCCGGCGATGTCGTAGCACCCGGGGTGGTCGGCGAGGAGCCGGAGGCCCGCCGCCGGGATGAGGTTGTTGTCCCAGTCCACCACCTGCACGTTGCGGAAGTAGGCCGCGCGGCCGTACCCTTCCCCGGGGAACCTGCCGCTGCCCATCTGGGTGGGCGTGTGCGACCCGGACGGCCGCGTGTTGACCGCCTCGCCGCCGAACTGCACCATGtcggcgccgccgcggccgcgcgcgcccaggtgggtgaaGAGGGAGGACGGCCAGTAGCCCACCAGCGCGCCCGACGGGCCCAGCTGCAGCCACCAGTTGCCCTTCTTGGGGTCCTTCCAAATCATGAGCGTGATGTCGAACTGCCGGCCGCCGTAGGCCGACACCGGCGTGATGGCGGCGCCGATCACCACGCGACCGTTGGTCTGCACGAAGCCCGCGCAGTGCAGGTTGTAGCACCCCGTCTCCTGGTACGCGTCGTTCTGCATCGCACACATACATTTCGCACAAGAATTTAACCTTCTTTTCTTGACTTTTCATGGACGAACACTGAGAAACTTTGCAACGACATCATTTGGTAAGGTTAGTGAGCTTACGGTCCAGTAGGTGAAGAACCTGGGGCTGTTGTCCCCGTATAGCTCAGGGCTCACCTGAATGAAGGTAAAATGACAAGAGGGAGATACAGATTAGTGGTATTCAGAAGATTACAAGAGCATGTGTTGCTGACTTGCTCTGTAGAGCAGAGCATGTGTGGTACCTGCCACCCGGCCTCGATGGTGTTGAGGTCGTTGCCGAAGGAGCCGGAGATGACCCAGATCTGGGACAGGCTGAACTCCGCCGGCGACGAAACCTGCGCTGGCCACACGTTCAGGCTCGCCTTCGCGCCGTAGAACTGCCCGCCGCTCACGTACCCCACCGCGTGCTGCATGCGACCACAAATTTGACTTTTTTTAGACAAACCATTGACATTTATCAGGTAGAGCACCAGTACAGTCTGCCGTATAATTTTGGATGCATCCGTGTCCGAATGACTGACCAATCGAGCTCTAGCTTAGCTACCGACTCTAGCTACTTCTGGTTATCAGATCAGTCATAAGGAACCTTCATTCGGGTTGTTAATGAAATGGACTTCCGTACATGGAGACACGGAGTGCCAATCATAGCCTGAATCGAGGGAGCGATCATCATTCTGGCCGGTGACTGACCTCATGGCCGTTGCTGGTGgagtcccgccgcgccgcggcacTCCGGGGCTTCATCCCGAACCTCCGGACGGAGCTGGCCCGGAGCAGGTCGCCCTCCAACGTCCGCCTCACCGGTATGGTCCCCTTGGGGCAccactcgccggagctcctccacgTCTGCGGCAAGACCTCCTCTTCGTCGTCTGCCAAGGCGCCGGCATTGCCTGGCCTCGCCGCAGGTTCGTCCTGCAGCCGCACACCAAGCATTCCATTACTGATCACCTCAAGGACAGACGTGGCAACACGATGCACATTGCAGCCGGTCAGTCACTGCCAGTCAATCAGAACAACACTACGCGTACCTCTGGTTTCTGGCCTCTCAGCCTGGGGTGATCGAACGCGGGCTGCAGGTGAGAGGGCACGCAGTCTATGACGTCGCCGTCAGGGCTCTGCGAAACGATGAAGATCAGTTAGTACTACGTACCTGGCAAGAAATGGGACAAATAATACGTACGATGTGAGAAACAAAGGAGCAGAACGTGGGTTGTACGTGCCTGGATCGTCTTGACAGAGGCTTCCCTGACCCTGGCGAGCCGGACCTTGATCCGCCGGAGCCCGAGCTGCTCCTCCCCGAATGTGCTGCCATTGCCCGCCGCGGAGGAGACGAGGACGGGGAAGACGAGGAGGAAAGAGACGAACGAGGCAATGATTGGGCGGCAGCAAGAAGCCATGGACGCAGACGCGGAGCAGAGCTGGCCTGAATTTCGTAGCAGCCTaggatcagaagaagaagaagaagaagctttaATACTCTTCTAAGGCGTCAGCATTGGCGCGGTTGTCTTCTTCCTG is from Triticum aestivum cultivar Chinese Spring chromosome 1B, IWGSC CS RefSeq v2.1, whole genome shotgun sequence and encodes:
- the LOC123114373 gene encoding uncharacterized protein — protein: MASCCRPIIASFVSFLLVFPVLVSSAAGNGSTFGEEQLGLRRIKVRLARVREASVKTIQSPDGDVIDCVPSHLQPAFDHPRLRGQKPEDEPAARPGNAGALADDEEEVLPQTWRSSGEWCPKGTIPVRRTLEGDLLRASSVRRFGMKPRSAAARRDSTSNGHEHAVGYVSGGQFYGAKASLNVWPAQVSSPAEFSLSQIWVISGSFGNDLNTIEAGWQVSPELYGDNSPRFFTYWTNDAYQETGCYNLHCAGFVQTNGRVVIGAAITPVSAYGGRQFDITLMIWKDPKKGNWWLQLGPSGALVGYWPSSLFTHLGARGRGGADMVQFGGEAVNTRPSGSHTPTQMGSGRFPGEGYGRAAYFRNVQVVDWDNNLIPAAGLRLLADHPGCYDIAGGQGGAWGSYFYYGGPGRNVRCP